Within the Marinobacter sp. SS13-12 genome, the region AGAATTTCCGATGCTTCAGAGTGCTTGACGGCATTGGCCAACCCTTCGCGGACGATCTGCAAGGTATGGATTTCTTCGTTGGGAGACAGTGTTTGCGGTGGCAAACGGTAGTCCAGTTTCACCTCGCTGCCCAGGCGTTCAGAGAATTCCTGTGCGGTTTGCCGCAAGGCCGTAGCCAGGTCGGGGGTATCCAGCTTCAGCCGGAAGGTGGTCAGCAGCTCCCGTAGTTGACGGTAAGCACTGTTCAGGCCGGTACTCAGCTCTTCCAGAATGTCATTGTGGACCTTTTCATGCTCGCCGGTGATATCGAGGCGGCGGAGCCGTGCTACCTGCATTTTCAGATAGGACAGGGACTGGGCCAGGGAATCATGGAGTTCCCGGGCAATCACAGTGCGTTCTTCTGCCAGGGTGATCTGTTGCTCCTCGGTAACCTGGCGCTCCAGGAAGATGGCCGTAGCAAGCTGATCACTCAGGGTCTCCAGCAGGCGACGGGCGGTCTGGGAAAGCCCCTTGCTGGCGGGATACCAGACTTCCAGGGTGCCCAGAAGCTGTCCCGGTGTGCGAATTGGTAGCAACAGCCTGCGGCCGTCGTTGCCCTCATTTGGCAGCTCATCAAACACTTCCGGAGTTACCAGGCAGGCATTGCAGTGATGGTCCTTACAGTAGAAGGGCCGATCCTTGGTAGATGTGGTAATGGCTTGGACCGGCTCGCTGGAGTTCTTGTCGTGCAGGTAAAGCCGGATGGGGCCGATGCCAAGCAACTGCTCCAGATCCTGAAGCATGGGGATGGCGCCATTGCAGAGGTCGTGATTGGCAAACAGGGAGCGGCTGGACGAATGGAGCAACTCCAGGGCAGCGTGACTCTTCTCCAGTTCCCGGGTTTTTGCCATGGCGTCTTCTTTCAGTTCGTTGTAGCTCAAGGCCAGTTCACTGGTCATCTGGTCAAAGGCAGTACCGAGCCGGGACAGCTCATCCGAGCCTTTCAGGTTGGCCTTGTGCGAGAAATCCTGCTCACCCACCGCGACCGCAATGTCCATCAACTTGCGGAGTGGGCGAAGTACCCGTTTTTTGATATCGAGGAAAAGTCCGAAAATAATCAGTATCGAGAGCACCAGGCTGATGATCTGGATCAGGTGCAGCAGATCGACGCGGGCCTCGGTCCGGTGCTCCAGCATGCTGACCAGTTTATCCACCTCAGTCACATAGCGCTCTGTCACCGCTATCAGGTCTTCCGTCACCCGAGTGCTGTTCGGGGCATTGGCAATCAGAGCTGGGCGGAGTTCACCATGCCAGAGGGATTCCATAATCTGGTGCTGTTTCGCCAGTGGGTGGTCTTTGGCCCTGGGAATTGCCTGGTTGAATCCGGGGTGGGCCATCCGTTGCTGGTAGGCATCCAGCCCGGCCATAAATGTCGTGGAGTGGTTTTCTGTCGGGTCGGCCGCAGAGCGGGCAAGCAATTCATAGGCGCCCATACGCAATGACCCTGCAATATTGATGG harbors:
- a CDS encoding histidine kinase, whose product is MTRNSPLVKRIAIVVGAVVLTAIVSMATTLGVSRSIEGNATAINIAGSLRMGAYELLARSAADPTENHSTTFMAGLDAYQQRMAHPGFNQAIPRAKDHPLAKQHQIMESLWHGELRPALIANAPNSTRVTEDLIAVTERYVTEVDKLVSMLEHRTEARVDLLHLIQIISLVLSILIIFGLFLDIKKRVLRPLRKLMDIAVAVGEQDFSHKANLKGSDELSRLGTAFDQMTSELALSYNELKEDAMAKTRELEKSHAALELLHSSSRSLFANHDLCNGAIPMLQDLEQLLGIGPIRLYLHDKNSSEPVQAITTSTKDRPFYCKDHHCNACLVTPEVFDELPNEGNDGRRLLLPIRTPGQLLGTLEVWYPASKGLSQTARRLLETLSDQLATAIFLERQVTEEQQITLAEERTVIARELHDSLAQSLSYLKMQVARLRRLDITGEHEKVHNDILEELSTGLNSAYRQLRELLTTFRLKLDTPDLATALRQTAQEFSERLGSEVKLDYRLPPQTLSPNEEIHTLQIVREGLANAVKHSEASEILVQVLFESPRVSVRILDNGKGLPDGDQPSQHYGLIIMQDRARTLGGKVNVLNRDTGGVEVALSFVPKSRHLITSEAAGG